Genomic segment of Calditrichota bacterium:
AATCTTGTAATCGGACGAAGATGGTTTCCATCCCGGTCGCATGACCAGATATTGTAAACACCCGTTTTTCGCTCACTTACAAAATAGATGGTTTTTCCATCGCTGCCCCAGTTCGGCCAAAAGCTATTGGCTTCATCGGCTGTAATTTGAGTGGATTTTAGTGTCTTCGGCTGTACGATCCACAGTTTGGCACTGTTCGCCCCCCGATATCCCTTTCGCCACCAGAAGCGGTTTTCCATTCCCACGGAAAACAGAACCTCTTTTCCATTGGGATTGAATTTGCCCGAATAGGTCCAAACCCAGTAGCGGTCCAGCACCGGAACCGGCATCCCGCCTTTTACCGAAACCTTAAAAAGGCCCGCCATGGACAGGCGGTTTGATTGAAACAGAATCCACCGCCCGTCAGGGCTGAAATCTGTGGCCATATCCGCTGCGGAATTAAACGTCAGCCGCTTCGGAACCCCTCCGGTAGAGGGCATCAGGTACACATCATCCTGCCCCTCACGGTCAGACGTAAACGCCAGCCACTTTCCATCAGGCGACCAGATGGGATGCCCCTCGTAAGCATCGTTGTCCGTCAGGCGAAGCGCCTGGCCCCCGGTAACCGGTACCTTCCAGATGTCACCCAGATACGAGAATGCTATCTGTTTTCCATTTGGAGATAATGCCGGATAACGTGATCCGATGAGAGGTTTTGTTGATCCGGCAAAAAGGGATCCCGCTGTAAATACGATCAGTGCAATAAAGCCAATTGTTGTTGATATTTTTTTAAGCATGGGAAGTCCTCCTTCTTTCAGGTAAGAGGAAAAGTGTGAGTAATATAAGGATTTCTGGTAAAAAAGACAACGAGTTTTTGCGGAAGGGAAAAGATACCTGGACCAAAATGATTTTGGTATTTAAAAAATGGTTCCGTTGGTTTTTTGGAGGGAAAGTAACTCTTTTTGAAAATGGAACACCACCTCTTTTCCCCCCTGACTCCCCCTCCCTGATCTCAGGGAGGGGGACGGAGGGAGGGCCAGAATGGAATGCTTTCTGTATTTTAAGAAAATAAATCCACAAAAAAGCCTGTAGAACCAAAAAAAATCAGTACCATTTTGCTCAACCTAAATCACATAATTTTTCCTGCGTTTTAATTCGGCTTCAATGTCCTTTCGATGGGTCTCAAATCCCTTACGTCCCATCAAGGCGTACGTGGCAATTTTGCCTTCTTCCACGCCGGGGCTGGTTGAAGGGATCGATCTCAAACAGGTAACCGGTATAGGCCGTTGCAATTTCAAGAATCATAAACATTTGACCCACGGTGAATTCATTCACAACCGGAAATTTGAAGGTCACATTCGGCCGTTCATTCCGGGTAAGTGCCAGTTCGGTGGCCTTTTTTTCGGCAGCGATAAGGGCGTTCAGGGTTTGGCCCCCCAAATATCCCGTGGTGCTTTCATCCGGTTTAAAGGAAGGCAGAGTCACCGTTTCCGAAAAGTGTTCCACTTCCAGAAACGCAAACAATTTGTCAAAAGGGCCTTCTACATACAATTGCACCTGTGAATGCTGATCGGTTGCCCCAAGAGCCTTAATGGGGGTGGGGCCCACGAAAACCGGTTCATTTTTCAGGTTGAGCTTCTTCCCCAGGCTTTCCGCCCACAGTTGACGAAACCAATCGGCAACCCGGTACAGTCGGTCAGAGTAAGGCATCATAACCACGGAGCGCTTGCCCTTTTCGTACATCTTATAATTGATTGCCCCAAAAAGGTAGGCCGGATTTTTCCAGAGGTCTTCCGTTCCGCATCTGGACACCGCCCAACCTGCTCCATTGAGAAGATCATCCGCATTCAGACCCGACAAAATGGCCGGGAACAGCCCCACCGGCGTCAGGACGGAGAACCGTCCTCCTACCCCGGGAGGAATGGCAAACGCCTGAATGCCTTCTTCCGTCGCTAATTTTCTCAGGAATCCTTTGACCGGATCGGTAATAAAAACAAGGTGATCTTTGTACCGATCTTTCAGTGCAAGTTTCAATTTTTCTAGAAAAATCATAAACGTGGATATCGTCTCCGCCGTCCCCCCGGATTTCGTTACGATGGTAAAAAGGGTGTCCTCAGGATCAATAATCTCCAGCAGAGCGGCCGTGGTTTCCGGATCAATGTTGTCCAGAAAAAACATCCGGGGAATCTTTCCCCGTTTTTCAGGCGGAAGCAAATTAAAAAAGGGATGGTGCAGCGCCGACTGCACGGCAATGGGGCCGAGTGCCGAGCCTCCGATTCCGATATGAACGTAATTTTTGAATCGTCCCTCAATAGAATGCACGTAAGAGGAAATTTCGTCGACAACCTCCTTTTCAAACGGCAAATTCATAAATGGAAGTTCTTTTCGTTCGCGAAGCCGGTAAAAATTAAAATGAATATCCCGTGTTTTTTCCTGAAGGGCATCGAGGTCGTCCTTTTTAAGCCCATGTTCCGTCCCCACATTTTCAGCCATTACATTTGAAAAATCCAGCCGAATTTCAAATTTTTGTTTGTCCATTTTGTTTCTCCTGACCCTTAGGGTAGTTGCCTACGATTTTCTCGAATTTGGCTAATTAATTTTACCGAACATAAATGTGTACCATTCACGCCATTCACGGACAAAAAATTTATTCAGAAAAAAATCCCGGTGAATAATTTCATCGGGATTTTTACCTATTCCATTCTATTGAAAAAAGATGACCGCGTTTAAAGATTGATTTCGTAAGATCATTTCTTACACTTGTTCGGCCTGATCTGCTTTTTTATTGGCGTCAATGAATTTCCGACCGATTTCCACAAACTCCAGGTGATCGCCCTTCTTACGCACCTGAATTTGACTGCCGTCCTGAAATTTTCCTTTCAGCAGTTCCTCGGCCAGCGGATCTTCCAGATACTTTTGAACGGTGCGTTTTAAGGGCCGCGCCCCATTCACGGGATCAAATCCCTTATCCACTAAGAATTCACGGGCACCATCCGTCAACGTAATTTCGATTTCCCGATCTTCCAGACGGGAAAACACATCTTCCAAAACAATATCCACAATCTTCATCATATCGGATTTGGTCAATTGCCGAAAGACAACAATTTCATCCAGGCGATTTACAAATTCGGGGTTAAAGAGCTTCTGAATTTCATCCATTATTTTGGAACGCATATTCTCGTAATCGGTCTTTTCATCGTGATGGCTGAATCCGATACTGGAGCCCTTTTGAATATTCCGAACCCCGAGATTGGAGGTCATGATCAGAATCGTGTGTCTGAAATCCACCTTTCGCCCCAGGCCATCGGTGACGTGTCCCTCATCCAAAATCTGAAGCAAAATGTTAAAGACATCCGGATGAGCCTTTTCAATTTCATCGAAAAGGACGACTGAATAGGGATGCCGGCGCACCCGTTCGGTGAGCTGACCTCCCTCCTCATACCCAACGTAGCCCGGAGGGGCTCCGGTGAGCCGGGAAACAGAGAACTTTTCCATGAACTCCGACATATCGATTCGAATAAGGGCTTCCTCATCTTCAAAAAGGTATTCTGCCAAAACCTTTGCCAGGTAGGTTTTCCCCACACCGGTAGGCCCCAGAAACATAAACGAACCAATAGGTCGATTGGGATCTTTTAATCCGGCGCGTGTGCGTTGAATCGCCCGGGCCAGGCTCCTCACAACGTCATCCTGACCAATGAGGTGCTTGCGAAGTTCCTTTTCCATTTCCAAAAGGCGTTCGGATTCTGTTTTCGCAACCCGCACAACAGGAATACCGGTCATCATCGAAACGACTTTGGCGATATCTTTCTCCTCCACCGTCGCAATAATTTCGTCTTCCGCTTCCTGCCATTTTCGCTTTTCAGATTCCAGACTCAGATTCAGGCGTTTTTCCTGATCCCGTAATTCAGCGGCTTTCTCAAATTCCTGTGCGCTGATAACCTTCTCTTTTTCCTTACGCACCTCTTTGATTTTCTCTTCCAATTCAACAATTTCTTTGGGGACATGAATATTTGCCAGATGCACCATCGAGCCCGCTTCATCCATCACATCGATCGCCTTATCCGGTAAAAACCGGTCGGTAATGTACCGTTCCGACATTTTTACCGCCTGCCGAAGTGCTTCGTCGGTAAAATGTACCCGGTGGTGCTTTTCGTACCGTTCCCGCAATCCCATCAGTATTTCAATGGTTTGATCTACAGACGGGGGATCGACCATAATTTTCTGAAACCGGCGTTCCAGTGCCCCGTCTTTTTCGATGTACTGGCGATACTCATCCAGTGTGGTTGCCCCGATACACTGAAGTTCTCCCCGAGCCAAAGCGGGTTTAAACATGTTGGATGCATCCAGCGAGCCAGACGCTCCGCCGGCACCCACAATGGTGTGTAATTCATCAATAAAAAGAATGACATCCCGGGACTTGGCCAATTCCGTTAAAATGGCCTTGATCCGCTCCTCAAATTGTCCTCTGTATTTTGTTCCCGCCACGATGGCTCCCAAATCCAGCGTAACCACCCGCTTGTTGTGAAGCACCCGGGGAACCTTTCGTTCGATAATTCGCAAAGCCAATCCTTCTGCAATGGCCGTTTTGCCAACCCCCGGTTCTCCAATGAGCACGGGGTTGTTTTTCTTGCGTCGACTGAGAATCTGAGCCACCCGCTGAATCTCTTCATCCCGCCCGATAATGGGGTCCAATTCCCCCTTTCGGGCCAATTCCGTCAAATCTCGTCCAAAATGGTCGAGCGCGGGTGTTTTTGATTTTTTATATCCTTCCTCCCGCATGGTTGGTGTTCCTTTAATAATATTATCCAACTCCTCCCGTATGGCTTCATAATTTACGCCAAAGCTCATAAGTATTTGCGCCGCAACCCCATCTCTTTCTTTGGAAAGGGCCAGAAGCAGGTGCTCCGTTCCAATAATATCCGATTTATACCGCTCCGCTTCCACGTACGACATTTTCAGTACTTTTTCGGCGCGTTTTGTAAAGGGGATATTCCCCATGGTTACCGTTTCGCCGGAAGATTTAACCGTTTCTTCAATCGCCTTTTTGAGTTCATCCAAATCTATTCCTAAATTTTTCAAGATCTCAGCAGCAATTCCTTCTCCTTCTCGTAAGAGCCCCAGGAGAAGGTGTTCGGTCCCGATGTAATCGTGCCCTAAACGAATGGCTTCCTCACGGGAAAATTGAATAACCATTTGCACGCGACTTGAAAAATTATTTCTCATCATTTAACCATCTCCGAATCTTGGTTTCGTTCGTCTTCCCCCAATTGAATCACTTCTTATTTTTTAAATTTTAGAGATTAAGCTTATTTCTAACAAATTCTGCCCGGTAGACATCTCGTTCCAAAGGCGCCAAAGCCCTTCCGGCCAAACGCTGGATGTGTGCGGGCTGAGTTTGCACCAATAAATTGTTTACGGTTTGATGATCGATTTCAGGAAGCAATCCGCTTACTATCCCCAACTTTATGGAAGCAAACAACTCAATAAATTCCAATGAGCTTATGAGTCTCGCCCGTTCAATCACGCCAAGTGCCCGAAACACACGATCTTCAAGATGAATGCGGTCCTCCTCAATTAGTTCCAGGCGGGCCAGTCGTTCCTGCCTGATAATCTCCCTGACAACTTCCTCAATATCCTCAAGAATTCGCCATTCTGTCCAGCCAAGCGTAAATTGATTGGAAATCTGATAAATATTCCCGACTACGTCGGAACCTTCGCCATAAAATCCACGGACAATCAACCCCGAAGGCGGCTTTTTCTTCAAAACCTCCTCCAGACGTTCGGTCAGAGAGAGCGCCGGAAGCTGCACAAACAGAGACACCCGAAGGCCCGTACCCGTATTTGTGGGGCACGCCGTCAGAAAT
This window contains:
- a CDS encoding protein arginine kinase; translated protein: MTLDFDTLVYESPPWLDCNAPDSDVVLSSRIRLARNLGHVPFPNHAKPEMLEGVLNRVKEAYPSVEFLNQALFFDMGQLSGAEQYILAERRIISPEFVEKSIPEGLILEESGHFSVMINEEDHLRLQALDSGFQPERLWAMIEQIDRQMSHVVDYAFSEEFGFLTACPTNTGTGLRVSLFVQLPALSLTERLEEVLKKKPPSGLIVRGFYGEGSDVVGNIYQISNQFTLGWTEWRILEDIEEVVREIIRQERLARLELIEEDRIHLEDRVFRALGVIERARLISSLEFIELFASIKLGIVSGLLPEIDHQTVNNLLVQTQPAHIQRLAGRALAPLERDVYRAEFVRNKLNL
- a CDS encoding glucose-6-phosphate isomerase is translated as MDKQKFEIRLDFSNVMAENVGTEHGLKKDDLDALQEKTRDIHFNFYRLRERKELPFMNLPFEKEVVDEISSYVHSIEGRFKNYVHIGIGGSALGPIAVQSALHHPFFNLLPPEKRGKIPRMFFLDNIDPETTAALLEIIDPEDTLFTIVTKSGGTAETISTFMIFLEKLKLALKDRYKDHLVFITDPVKGFLRKLATEEGIQAFAIPPGVGGRFSVLTPVGLFPAILSGLNADDLLNGAGWAVSRCGTEDLWKNPAYLFGAINYKMYEKGKRSVVMMPYSDRLYRVADWFRQLWAESLGKKLNLKNEPVFVGPTPIKALGATDQHSQVQLYVEGPFDKLFAFLEVEHFSETVTLPSFKPDESTTGYLGGQTLNALIAAEKKATELALTRNERPNVTFKFPVVNEFTVGQMFMILEIATAYTGYLFEIDPFNQPRRGRRQNCHVRLDGT
- a CDS encoding ATP-dependent Clp protease ATP-binding subunit; this encodes MRNNFSSRVQMVIQFSREEAIRLGHDYIGTEHLLLGLLREGEGIAAEILKNLGIDLDELKKAIEETVKSSGETVTMGNIPFTKRAEKVLKMSYVEAERYKSDIIGTEHLLLALSKERDGVAAQILMSFGVNYEAIREELDNIIKGTPTMREEGYKKSKTPALDHFGRDLTELARKGELDPIIGRDEEIQRVAQILSRRKKNNPVLIGEPGVGKTAIAEGLALRIIERKVPRVLHNKRVVTLDLGAIVAGTKYRGQFEERIKAILTELAKSRDVILFIDELHTIVGAGGASGSLDASNMFKPALARGELQCIGATTLDEYRQYIEKDGALERRFQKIMVDPPSVDQTIEILMGLRERYEKHHRVHFTDEALRQAVKMSERYITDRFLPDKAIDVMDEAGSMVHLANIHVPKEIVELEEKIKEVRKEKEKVISAQEFEKAAELRDQEKRLNLSLESEKRKWQEAEDEIIATVEEKDIAKVVSMMTGIPVVRVAKTESERLLEMEKELRKHLIGQDDVVRSLARAIQRTRAGLKDPNRPIGSFMFLGPTGVGKTYLAKVLAEYLFEDEEALIRIDMSEFMEKFSVSRLTGAPPGYVGYEEGGQLTERVRRHPYSVVLFDEIEKAHPDVFNILLQILDEGHVTDGLGRKVDFRHTILIMTSNLGVRNIQKGSSIGFSHHDEKTDYENMRSKIMDEIQKLFNPEFVNRLDEIVVFRQLTKSDMMKIVDIVLEDVFSRLEDREIEITLTDGAREFLVDKGFDPVNGARPLKRTVQKYLEDPLAEELLKGKFQDGSQIQVRKKGDHLEFVEIGRKFIDANKKADQAEQV